The Methylotenera sp. G11 genome includes a window with the following:
- the mltF gene encoding membrane-bound lytic murein transglycosylase MltF yields MIRLFSIQPFLILALTVLAGCKPADPISSLPPVNPAKKEIVFVSHNGPTTYYLNSDNQPAGIEYDLAKLFVDEYYPGYETRFTLVNSISDVIPSLLKNKAHIAAANLTVTHLREHLVLFSTPYQETQQQLIFNSEVNKKPKSLADLKDRKIVVPEGTSYAERLAELQKKQPTLHWHTEKHTNTESLLEEVADGVLDFTVADNYIAALMQNYYPNLDVALPIGPADKIAWGMSKNADPLLVKNVNAFFSKIKKDGTLRNLLDRYYGHNERLNTLDVTTFLNRSNTLLPKYIHLFKQAQDITGLDWRLLAAVSYRESHWDTYNTSPTNVRGLMMLTESTADLMGVTDRLDPKQSIPAGAKYIMKLKDTVPERIAEPDRTYMALAAYNIGYAHVEDARVLAKRLGLNPDSWADVKKTLVLLKNPDYFTTLKYGYASGGAPVVFVESVRSYQRILEKYQPEHNTDIYKLRIARN; encoded by the coding sequence TTGATACGTTTATTTTCTATTCAGCCGTTTTTGATCCTGGCGCTGACAGTGCTGGCAGGCTGCAAGCCTGCCGACCCTATCAGCAGCCTGCCTCCAGTAAATCCGGCTAAAAAAGAAATTGTCTTCGTCTCGCATAACGGCCCAACTACCTATTATTTAAACAGCGATAACCAGCCGGCGGGAATTGAGTACGATCTGGCAAAACTATTCGTAGATGAATATTACCCTGGCTATGAAACCCGCTTTACACTGGTCAACAGCATCAGCGATGTAATCCCCAGCCTGCTGAAGAACAAAGCGCATATCGCCGCCGCCAACCTGACCGTCACGCACCTGCGTGAACATCTGGTGTTATTTTCCACACCATACCAGGAAACACAGCAGCAGTTGATTTTTAACAGTGAGGTGAATAAAAAGCCCAAAAGCCTGGCAGACCTCAAAGACAGAAAAATTGTGGTGCCGGAAGGCACCAGCTACGCAGAGCGGCTAGCAGAGCTGCAGAAAAAGCAGCCCACGCTGCATTGGCATACCGAAAAACATACCAACACAGAATCGCTGTTGGAGGAAGTGGCAGACGGTGTACTTGATTTCACCGTTGCCGATAACTACATCGCAGCCCTGATGCAGAACTACTACCCCAATCTGGATGTCGCCCTGCCGATAGGCCCTGCCGACAAGATCGCCTGGGGCATGTCCAAAAACGCAGACCCGCTACTGGTTAAGAACGTCAATGCTTTTTTCAGCAAAATCAAAAAAGATGGCACGCTGCGCAATCTGCTTGATCGCTACTATGGGCATAACGAGCGCCTGAACACGCTGGATGTCACCACGTTCCTCAATCGCAGCAACACCCTGCTGCCAAAATACATTCACCTGTTCAAGCAGGCACAGGACATCACCGGACTGGACTGGCGCCTGCTGGCCGCAGTCAGCTACAGGGAGTCTCACTGGGATACTTACAACACCTCGCCGACCAATGTGCGAGGTTTGATGATGCTGACAGAAAGCACGGCAGACCTGATGGGGGTCACCGACCGGCTGGACCCCAAGCAGAGCATCCCGGCTGGCGCTAAGTACATCATGAAGCTCAAGGACACGGTTCCGGAGCGCATTGCGGAACCTGACAGAACTTATATGGCGCTGGCAGCCTACAATATCGGCTATGCGCATGTTGAAGATGCGCGCGTGCTGGCAAAACGGCTGGGCCTGAATCCCGACAGCTGGGCAGACGTCAAGAAAACACTGGTACTGCTCAAGAACCCGGACTACTTCACTACGCTCAAATATGGCTATGCCAGCGGCGGCGCACCTGTGGTTTTTGTCGAGTCCGTGCGCAGCTATCAGCGTATTTTAGAAAAATACCAGCCCGAGCATAACACCGATATATATAAGCTCAGGATTGCTCGCAATTAA
- a CDS encoding Smr/MutS family protein: MKTLSEQIKQVKTQIKQAEPVKIAAAVTEPVLAPEELFKLAVKDARPLPEELKHARLHHSPKKPKPIPKQFILDERQALADSLSDHYIPAHELETGEELLYLRDGHSPDILSKLRRGHWVVQAAIDLHGLISDEARAYVASFLNDCKKRGLRCVRIVHGKGLGSRNKEPVLKHKLRGWLMQRDEVIAYAQARKTDGGSGAVIVLLKSQ, translated from the coding sequence ATGAAAACGCTCAGCGAACAGATCAAGCAAGTCAAAACGCAAATCAAACAAGCTGAACCCGTAAAAATTGCAGCTGCTGTGACTGAACCGGTGCTGGCACCGGAAGAGCTGTTCAAGCTGGCAGTAAAAGATGCACGCCCATTGCCTGAAGAATTAAAGCATGCCCGCCTGCATCATTCCCCCAAAAAACCTAAACCCATCCCCAAACAGTTCATCCTGGATGAGCGGCAGGCGCTGGCCGATTCATTATCCGACCACTACATCCCGGCACATGAACTGGAAACCGGTGAAGAGCTGCTATACCTGCGTGACGGACATTCGCCGGATATTTTAAGCAAGCTGCGGCGCGGGCACTGGGTGGTTCAGGCCGCCATAGACCTGCATGGACTGATCTCTGACGAAGCGCGCGCTTATGTCGCCAGCTTTCTCAACGACTGTAAAAAACGCGGTCTGCGCTGCGTGCGCATCGTGCATGGCAAAGGCCTGGGCTCTCGCAACAAGGAACCTGTACTTAAGCACAAGCTGCGCGGCTGGCTCATGCAGCGTGACGAGGTGATTGCCTACGCACAGGCGCGAAAAACCGATGGCGGCAGCGGTGCCGTGATCGTGCTGCTCAAATCCCAGTAA
- a CDS encoding cysteine hydrolase family protein yields MTTASKTLREIVGLGLAPAPLQESALVMIDCQNTYRKGLMQLTDVEAAILEARKLLAKAREYKIPVIHIRHDAGVGSPYDVSAEIGAICDEVAPVAGETVITKNYPNSFVATDLDQQLKALGIKNIVLAGFMTHMCINSTAHGGFNLGYSVTIVAAATATRPLQAANGKVLSAQEVQDGAIASTRDLYAAIVDTVDDLN; encoded by the coding sequence ATGACTACTGCATCAAAAACTTTACGTGAAATTGTCGGTTTGGGCTTGGCACCTGCGCCGTTACAAGAGTCTGCCCTGGTAATGATCGATTGCCAGAATACCTACAGAAAAGGCCTGATGCAGCTGACAGATGTTGAAGCCGCCATCCTGGAGGCGCGCAAGCTGCTGGCCAAAGCCCGCGAGTATAAAATACCCGTTATCCATATCCGGCATGATGCCGGCGTTGGCTCACCTTATGATGTTTCTGCGGAAATCGGCGCCATCTGCGATGAGGTAGCACCTGTTGCCGGAGAAACGGTGATTACGAAAAACTACCCGAATTCGTTCGTGGCTACTGACCTTGATCAGCAGTTGAAGGCATTGGGTATCAAAAATATTGTGCTGGCGGGTTTCATGACGCACATGTGCATTAATTCAACGGCACATGGCGGCTTCAACCTTGGATATTCCGTGACGATTGTTGCAGCTGCCACCGCGACGCGCCCGCTGCAGGCGGCCAACGGTAAAGTTTTGTCTGCGCAGGAAGTGCAGGATGGCGCGATTGCATCTACCCGTGATTTATACGCGGCGATTGTCGATACTGTTGATGACTTGAACTAG
- a CDS encoding DNA translocase FtsK, producing MFFKKSKPVNARREAEAAKSSALAKTLIKEAWWLGLVLVGLYITVILFTYHPDDSSWSHMAPDNAVINNSGGSVGAWLSDLLLYVFGFSAWWWAVLAFYAMWFVYLELEAVDQGEKPFLLFNFIGFALLLLASSALEAGHLLTLPASLPLAPGGMLGSAVDGGLRSLFGYVGSSMFLLLMFVVGFSLFTGWSWIMIIEKFGAGLIAGYEFIRLKWQDWQDRKAGEVVKQERTEFVLNERARTVDREPVQIETPVLEIPKSVRVQKEKQAPLFEAHPDSPLPPIHLLDEAISNVELPSAETLDFTSRLIERKLMDFGIEVKVLTAQPGPVITRYELEPAPGVKGSQVTNLVKDLARALSVVSVRVVETIPGKTCMGLEIPNPKRQIVHLSEIMGSQAYADVHSPLAISLGKDISGKPAVADLAKMPHVLVAGTTGSGKSVAVNALILSMLYKSDASQVRMILIDPKMLELSVYEGIPHLLAPVVTDMRQAGNALNWCVAEMERRYKLMSMLGVRNLAGYNQKIKEAKKEGNPIPHPFSLTPDEPEPLDEMPLIVVVIDEFADLMMVVGKKVEELIARLAQKARASGIHLVLATQRPSVDVITGLIKANIPTRIAFQVSSKIDSRTILDQMGAEALLGQGDMLYLPPGTGYPVRIHGAFVSDQEVHKVVNYLKAQGEPNYIEGILTNEAEEGGADFAGGSASDGGAEVDPLYDEAVGIVLKTRRASISSVQRQLRIGYNRAARLIEDMERAGLVSAMQSNGNREVLAPHHEA from the coding sequence TTGTTTTTCAAAAAATCCAAACCGGTCAATGCCAGGCGCGAGGCTGAAGCCGCTAAATCAAGCGCACTGGCCAAAACGCTTATAAAAGAGGCCTGGTGGCTGGGTTTGGTGCTGGTTGGCCTTTACATTACGGTCATTCTTTTTACCTATCACCCGGATGATTCTTCCTGGTCACACATGGCCCCGGATAATGCGGTTATCAATAACAGCGGCGGCAGTGTCGGTGCCTGGCTGTCTGACCTGCTGCTGTATGTGTTCGGTTTTTCGGCGTGGTGGTGGGCGGTGCTGGCATTCTATGCCATGTGGTTTGTATACCTGGAGCTGGAGGCGGTGGACCAGGGCGAGAAGCCGTTCCTGCTGTTTAATTTTATCGGCTTCGCCTTGCTGTTGCTGGCTTCAAGCGCGCTTGAAGCAGGCCACCTGCTGACGCTGCCGGCGAGCCTGCCGCTTGCGCCTGGCGGCATGCTGGGTTCTGCGGTTGATGGCGGCCTGCGCAGCCTGTTTGGTTATGTCGGTTCCAGCATGTTCCTGCTGTTGATGTTCGTGGTGGGATTCAGCCTGTTCACGGGGTGGTCATGGATCATGATCATCGAAAAATTCGGTGCCGGCCTGATTGCCGGCTATGAGTTTATCAGGCTGAAATGGCAGGATTGGCAGGACAGGAAAGCCGGCGAGGTTGTCAAACAGGAACGCACTGAGTTCGTGCTGAACGAACGTGCGCGTACTGTAGACCGCGAACCTGTGCAGATCGAGACGCCTGTGCTGGAAATTCCGAAAAGCGTCCGCGTGCAGAAAGAAAAACAGGCACCATTATTCGAAGCGCACCCGGATTCCCCTTTGCCGCCTATACATCTGCTGGATGAGGCCATCAGCAATGTTGAATTGCCGTCTGCCGAAACGCTGGATTTCACTTCACGCCTGATCGAACGCAAACTGATGGATTTCGGCATCGAGGTGAAAGTGCTCACTGCGCAGCCAGGCCCGGTGATTACGCGCTATGAGCTGGAGCCTGCTCCCGGTGTCAAAGGCAGCCAGGTCACCAATCTGGTAAAAGACCTGGCGCGTGCTTTATCTGTGGTCAGTGTGCGCGTGGTCGAAACGATTCCCGGCAAGACCTGCATGGGGCTGGAAATCCCGAACCCGAAACGCCAGATCGTACACCTGTCGGAAATCATGGGCAGCCAGGCTTATGCCGATGTGCATTCCCCGCTTGCGATCTCACTGGGTAAGGATATTTCAGGCAAACCAGCCGTGGCTGATCTTGCCAAGATGCCGCATGTGCTGGTTGCCGGTACCACCGGTTCCGGTAAGTCGGTAGCGGTGAATGCGCTGATTTTAAGCATGCTTTACAAATCTGACGCCAGCCAGGTGCGCATGATCCTGATCGACCCGAAAATGCTTGAGCTTTCGGTGTATGAAGGCATTCCGCATCTGCTGGCACCTGTGGTGACTGACATGCGCCAGGCCGGCAACGCCCTGAACTGGTGTGTGGCCGAAATGGAGCGCCGTTATAAACTGATGTCCATGCTGGGCGTGCGTAATCTGGCCGGTTATAACCAGAAGATCAAGGAAGCGAAAAAAGAAGGCAACCCGATTCCGCATCCATTCAGCCTGACGCCGGATGAACCCGAGCCATTGGATGAAATGCCATTGATCGTGGTGGTAATCGATGAGTTTGCCGACCTGATGATGGTGGTCGGTAAAAAGGTGGAAGAACTGATTGCGCGACTGGCACAAAAAGCGCGTGCATCCGGCATTCACCTGGTGCTGGCAACGCAGCGGCCATCAGTGGATGTGATTACCGGCCTGATCAAAGCCAATATCCCAACGCGCATTGCGTTTCAGGTATCCAGCAAGATCGACTCACGCACCATACTGGATCAGATGGGTGCCGAGGCGCTGTTAGGGCAGGGGGATATGCTGTACCTGCCGCCGGGAACAGGCTATCCGGTGCGTATCCATGGCGCTTTTGTGTCAGACCAGGAAGTACATAAGGTCGTTAACTATCTTAAAGCACAGGGTGAACCAAATTACATCGAAGGTATTCTGACGAATGAGGCAGAAGAGGGTGGCGCTGATTTTGCCGGCGGCAGCGCAAGTGATGGCGGTGCTGAAGTGGATCCGCTTTATGATGAAGCCGTCGGTATCGTGCTGAAAACGCGCCGGGCCAGTATTTCATCTGTGCAGCGACAGCTGCGCATCGGTTATAACCGTGCAGCGCGGCTGATCGAAGACATGGAGCGCGCGGGTCTGGTGTCAGCCATGCAAAGCAACGGCAATCGAGAGGTGCTCGCACCTCATCATGAAGCTTGA
- the serS gene encoding serine--tRNA ligase, which yields MLDIQALRNDLDGVVAQLKRRGFEFDSARFTALEQERKTVQTRTQDLQAKRNNASKQIGMAKAKGEDVSAIMAEVAGLGDQLKADEARLAELQAELQNLLLNVPNLPHESVPQGKSEEDNVEVRRIGTPRVFDFEIKDHADVGAPLGLDFDTGAKLSGARFTLMRGQIAKLHRALAQFMLDTQTDHHGYTECYTPYMVNAESLVGTGQLPKFEEDLFSLRHNDSKLYLIPTSEVTLTNTVRDEIVPLESLPIRLTAHTPCFRSEAGSYGRDTKGMIRQHQFDKVEMVQIVHPSTSYEALEQMVGHAENILKALELPYRVVSLCTGDMGFGATKTYDLEVWLPAQNTYREISSVSNCEAFQARRLQARFRNENGKPELVHTLNGSGLAVGRTLVAVLENYQQADGSVKVPQVLRAYMNNLEYIKA from the coding sequence ATGTTAGATATTCAAGCACTAAGAAACGATTTAGATGGCGTAGTTGCCCAGTTAAAAAGAAGGGGCTTTGAGTTTGACTCAGCCCGGTTCACAGCGCTGGAACAAGAGCGCAAAACCGTGCAGACACGCACCCAGGATTTGCAAGCCAAGCGCAATAATGCTTCCAAGCAGATTGGCATGGCTAAGGCCAAAGGCGAAGATGTTTCTGCAATCATGGCCGAAGTGGCAGGTCTCGGTGACCAGCTGAAGGCGGATGAAGCCCGCCTGGCTGAGTTGCAGGCTGAGTTGCAGAATCTGTTGCTGAATGTGCCTAACCTGCCACATGAAAGCGTGCCGCAGGGAAAATCAGAAGAAGACAACGTCGAAGTACGCCGTATCGGCACACCGCGTGTATTTGACTTTGAGATCAAAGACCATGCGGATGTCGGTGCGCCGCTAGGCCTCGATTTTGATACCGGTGCCAAGTTATCAGGCGCGCGTTTTACGCTGATGCGCGGCCAGATCGCAAAGCTGCACCGCGCGCTGGCACAGTTCATGCTGGATACGCAGACCGACCATCACGGCTACACCGAGTGCTATACGCCTTATATGGTGAATGCCGAGAGCCTGGTCGGTACCGGGCAATTGCCTAAATTTGAAGAAGACCTGTTCTCGCTCAGGCATAATGACAGCAAGCTTTACCTGATTCCAACTTCGGAAGTGACGCTTACCAATACCGTGCGCGACGAAATCGTGCCGCTGGAATCGTTGCCGATCAGGCTGACGGCACATACGCCGTGTTTCCGTTCCGAAGCCGGTTCCTACGGCAGGGATACCAAAGGCATGATACGCCAGCACCAGTTCGATAAAGTGGAAATGGTGCAGATCGTGCATCCATCAACCAGTTATGAAGCCCTGGAGCAGATGGTAGGCCACGCCGAGAATATATTAAAGGCGCTGGAGTTGCCTTACCGCGTGGTGTCGCTGTGCACCGGCGACATGGGTTTTGGCGCGACCAAGACTTATGACCTGGAAGTGTGGCTGCCGGCACAGAACACCTACCGTGAAATTTCATCGGTTTCCAACTGTGAGGCGTTTCAGGCGCGCCGTCTGCAGGCAAGATTCAGGAACGAGAATGGTAAACCTGAACTGGTGCATACTTTGAATGGCTCCGGCCTTGCGGTCGGCCGCACGCTGGTTGCCGTGCTGGAAAACTACCAGCAGGCCGACGGCAGCGTGAAAGTGCCACAGGTTCTGCGCGCCTATATGAATAACCTGGAATATATAAAAGCCTGA
- a CDS encoding M15 family metallopeptidase, whose protein sequence is MPPDILPLRFSRAMATAAFLTAAFLTTGAMLHPVSAIADDYPHMQILLETGQTIAGEPLAYPPGQAKVTSAIITIPPGKSTGWHKHKVPLVAYMLAGELETEYADGRRVQLKQGQALMEAISVSHIGANLGSSPAQFFVAFLGADHADYTEITNAPTTPPATPDATASVDLVDLAAFDKRLQLDIRYATANNFMAKPLYPVARAMLQRPAAEALRKAHDRLHAAGYGLIVFDAYRPWQVTREMWDQHPMDRPYLSDPLKGSRHNRGCAIDLTLYDLKTGKEVTMPSTYDEFTERAHPDYKGGTPEQRKLRDLLRSAMEAEGFTVYRNEWWHFDYNGWEAYPVLNQPLQ, encoded by the coding sequence ATGCCACCAGACATCCTCCCTCTGCGCTTTTCTCGTGCCATGGCCACGGCAGCTTTTCTGACAGCGGCGTTTTTAACGACGGGCGCGATGCTGCACCCAGTCAGCGCCATCGCTGATGATTACCCGCACATGCAGATACTGCTGGAAACAGGACAGACCATTGCCGGAGAGCCGCTTGCATACCCGCCAGGACAGGCAAAAGTGACCTCTGCCATCATTACCATCCCGCCCGGAAAGTCTACCGGCTGGCATAAGCACAAGGTGCCGCTCGTAGCCTATATGTTAGCCGGTGAACTGGAAACGGAGTACGCTGATGGCAGGCGGGTCCAGTTAAAACAGGGGCAGGCGCTGATGGAAGCAATCTCCGTATCACATATAGGCGCAAACCTGGGCTCAAGCCCGGCGCAATTCTTTGTTGCATTCCTGGGAGCCGATCACGCTGACTACACTGAAATCACGAATGCTCCGACCACGCCACCGGCAACCCCTGATGCAACAGCCAGCGTCGACCTGGTTGACCTGGCTGCATTCGATAAACGCCTGCAACTGGACATCCGCTACGCCACGGCCAATAACTTTATGGCAAAACCTTTATACCCAGTCGCCCGCGCAATGCTGCAGCGCCCTGCTGCCGAGGCCCTGCGCAAAGCCCATGACAGGCTGCACGCTGCCGGCTACGGCCTGATCGTGTTTGATGCTTACCGGCCATGGCAGGTGACGCGTGAGATGTGGGATCAACACCCGATGGACCGGCCGTACCTGTCAGACCCGCTCAAAGGTTCACGCCATAACCGCGGCTGCGCAATAGACCTCACGCTATATGATCTGAAAACAGGTAAAGAAGTCACCATGCCCAGCACTTATGATGAATTCACCGAGCGTGCCCACCCGGATTACAAGGGAGGCACGCCCGAACAAAGAAAATTGAGGGACCTGCTGAGATCGGCAATGGAAGCCGAAGGGTTTACGGTATACCGCAATGAATGGTGGCACTTTGACTATAACGGCTGGGAGGCTTATCCAGTGCTGAATCAGCCATTGCAATAA
- a CDS encoding Dps family protein, which produces MDIGIKEQDRKNIAQGLSHLLADTYTLYLKTHYFHWNVTGPMFNTLHLMFETQYNELALAVDLVAERIRALDVYAPGTYRDFARLTSIKETESVPKAQDMIAELVAGHEAVCRTARSVFPSADNASDEATADLLTQRLQVHEKTAWMLRSLLEK; this is translated from the coding sequence ATGGATATCGGTATAAAAGAACAGGATAGAAAAAACATCGCACAGGGTCTGTCACACCTGCTGGCAGACACTTATACACTTTATCTTAAAACACATTATTTTCATTGGAACGTGACAGGCCCCATGTTCAACACCTTGCATTTGATGTTTGAGACACAGTACAACGAACTTGCACTTGCGGTTGACCTCGTTGCTGAACGCATCCGTGCATTGGATGTCTATGCTCCAGGCACTTATCGCGATTTTGCCAGACTGACTTCCATCAAAGAAACCGAGTCCGTACCAAAAGCACAGGACATGATTGCGGAGCTGGTGGCAGGTCACGAAGCGGTGTGCCGCACAGCGCGCAGCGTATTCCCGAGCGCTGACAATGCATCCGACGAAGCAACTGCAGACCTGCTCACACAGCGCCTGCAAGTGCATGAAAAAACGGCATGGATGCTGCGCAGCTTGCTTGAAAAATAA
- the lolA gene encoding outer membrane lipoprotein chaperone LolA, translating into MPFKSIVPLLLLPLLLAAQTASADGMASVKAFYEQTRSVRANFHQVVTDKQGRKVQEVDGEMQLLRPNKFRWDYHKPYEQQIISDGNQVWLYDTELAQVTVRSLDKSIGSSPAALLAGGAAIDKTFRLANAPRKDNLEWVSATPNDKESGFDKILMGFSGNKIQEMSLIDSFGHTTKIVFTGVEVNAALEEKNFLFKTPKGVDVVGD; encoded by the coding sequence ATGCCTTTTAAAAGTATAGTGCCTTTGCTATTGCTGCCGCTGCTGCTGGCAGCGCAAACGGCATCTGCCGATGGCATGGCGAGCGTCAAGGCATTTTATGAACAGACCAGGTCCGTGCGTGCCAATTTTCATCAGGTGGTGACAGATAAGCAAGGACGCAAGGTGCAGGAAGTTGACGGCGAGATGCAGCTGCTGCGGCCTAATAAATTCAGGTGGGATTACCACAAGCCTTATGAGCAGCAGATCATCAGCGACGGTAATCAGGTCTGGCTGTATGATACTGAGCTGGCGCAGGTGACGGTGCGGTCCCTGGATAAATCCATCGGTTCCAGCCCGGCTGCGTTATTGGCGGGCGGTGCGGCAATCGACAAAACTTTCAGGTTGGCGAACGCACCTCGTAAAGACAACCTGGAATGGGTAAGTGCAACGCCAAATGATAAAGAGTCCGGTTTTGACAAGATACTGATGGGTTTCAGCGGTAATAAAATCCAGGAAATGTCTTTGATCGACAGTTTTGGACACACGACGAAGATTGTATTTACCGGGGTTGAGGTGAATGCCGCACTTGAAGAGAAAAACTTTCTTTTCAAAACACCTAAAGGGGTGGATGTCGTCGGCGACTAA
- a CDS encoding replication-associated recombination protein A gives MNSLFAPNTPEAPLAERLRPKTLDEVVGQSHLLGAGKPLRLAFQSGKLPSMILWGPPGVGKTTLARLIANTADAEFIPLSAVLSGIKDIREAVERAELTLQQHGRKTILFVDEVHRFNKGQQDAFLPFVESGLITFIGATTENPSFEVNSALLSRAQVFVLSALSEAELSLLLDRAQQLVASQVTLTDAVREQVLAYADGDARRLLNFAEGLFNAAQGAGVTEIDEAFLQTTMASKLRRFDKGGEAFYDQISALHKSVRGSNPDAALYWFLRMIDGGADPLYLGRRIVRMAVEDIGIADPRAQTMALEACQIYERLGSPEGELALSNAVIYLAVAAKSNAAYMAYNQAKAFVAQDKSRPVPLHLRNAPTKLMKALDYGKEYRYAHNEPEAYAAGESYFPDELPPPQFYVPTPRGLEGKIAEKLAHLRELDKKAKK, from the coding sequence TTGAATAGCCTGTTTGCTCCCAACACGCCGGAAGCGCCTCTTGCTGAACGGTTACGCCCGAAAACGCTGGATGAAGTAGTCGGACAATCGCACCTGCTTGGTGCCGGCAAGCCATTGCGCCTGGCGTTTCAATCCGGCAAGCTGCCCTCGATGATACTGTGGGGGCCGCCTGGCGTGGGTAAAACCACGCTGGCGCGGTTGATTGCCAATACGGCGGATGCTGAATTCATCCCGCTCTCAGCGGTGCTGTCCGGCATTAAGGATATCCGCGAAGCTGTGGAGCGTGCAGAACTTACCTTGCAGCAGCACGGTCGCAAGACCATTCTGTTCGTGGATGAAGTTCACCGTTTCAATAAAGGCCAGCAGGATGCTTTTCTGCCGTTTGTTGAAAGCGGCCTGATTACCTTTATCGGAGCGACTACCGAGAATCCGTCGTTTGAAGTGAACAGCGCGCTGTTGAGCCGGGCGCAGGTGTTCGTGCTTAGCGCGCTGTCTGAGGCTGAACTGTCTTTATTGCTTGATCGTGCCCAGCAACTGGTTGCCAGCCAGGTGACGCTGACCGACGCCGTGCGTGAACAAGTGCTGGCGTATGCGGATGGCGATGCCAGGCGCCTGCTTAATTTTGCCGAAGGCTTGTTCAATGCGGCGCAGGGCGCAGGCGTTACCGAGATAGACGAAGCCTTTCTGCAGACCACGATGGCAAGCAAACTGCGCCGCTTTGACAAAGGCGGTGAAGCGTTTTACGACCAGATTTCCGCCTTGCATAAATCCGTGCGCGGCTCCAATCCCGATGCAGCTTTGTACTGGTTTTTACGCATGATCGATGGCGGCGCCGACCCGTTATACCTAGGGCGCCGCATCGTGCGTATGGCGGTTGAGGATATCGGCATTGCCGACCCGCGTGCACAGACCATGGCGCTTGAGGCCTGCCAGATCTATGAACGGCTGGGTTCGCCGGAGGGCGAGCTGGCACTGTCGAATGCCGTCATTTACCTGGCAGTGGCTGCCAAGAGCAATGCGGCCTATATGGCATATAACCAGGCCAAGGCCTTTGTGGCGCAGGACAAGTCGCGGCCGGTGCCGCTGCACTTGCGTAACGCCCCGACCAAGCTGATGAAGGCATTGGATTACGGCAAAGAATACCGTTATGCACATAACGAACCGGAAGCCTATGCTGCCGGTGAGAGCTACTTCCCGGATGAATTACCGCCGCCGCAGTTTTATGTGCCCACACCGCGTGGCTTAGAAGGTAAAATAGCGGAAAAATTGGCGCATTTGCGTGAGTTGGATAAAAAAGCGAAAAAATAA
- the trxB gene encoding thioredoxin-disulfide reductase translates to MATRHAKLLILGSGPAGYSAAVYAARANLKPVLITGIAQGGQLMTTTEVDNWPADADGVQGPELMARFQKHAERFNTEMIFDHIHTTHLTEKPIRLVGDSGEYTCDALIIATGASAKYLGLASEEKFSGKGVSACATCDGFFYRNQEVAVIGGGNTAVEEALYLANIASKVTLVHRRDKFKAEAILVDKLMARVAEGKIVLETFSTLDEVLGDDTGVTGMRIKSVNDGSTKDIALQGVFIAIGHKPNTDIFEGQLEMEGGYIVTQMGRAGNATATSVPGVFAAGDVQDHIYRQAVTSAGTGCMAALDAERYLDHLK, encoded by the coding sequence ATGGCAACACGTCACGCCAAATTACTTATTTTAGGCTCTGGCCCGGCAGGCTATTCTGCGGCAGTATATGCAGCACGCGCCAACCTCAAACCCGTGCTGATTACCGGCATCGCACAAGGCGGCCAGCTCATGACCACGACTGAAGTCGATAACTGGCCTGCCGATGCAGACGGTGTGCAAGGCCCGGAACTGATGGCACGCTTCCAGAAGCACGCTGAGCGCTTTAACACTGAAATGATCTTTGACCATATCCACACCACGCACTTGACTGAAAAGCCAATCCGCTTGGTCGGTGACAGCGGCGAATACACCTGTGATGCACTGATTATCGCAACCGGCGCCTCTGCAAAATACCTGGGCCTGGCATCCGAAGAAAAATTCTCGGGCAAAGGTGTTTCAGCCTGCGCCACCTGCGACGGCTTCTTCTATCGCAACCAGGAAGTTGCAGTGATCGGCGGCGGCAATACCGCGGTTGAAGAAGCGCTGTACCTGGCCAATATCGCCAGCAAGGTGACCCTGGTACACCGCCGTGACAAGTTCAAAGCCGAAGCGATTCTTGTAGACAAACTCATGGCACGCGTTGCAGAGGGAAAAATCGTACTGGAAACCTTCTCAACCCTGGATGAAGTGCTGGGCGATGACACCGGGGTAACCGGCATGCGCATCAAAAGCGTCAATGACGGCAGCACCAAGGACATCGCGTTGCAAGGCGTATTCATTGCGATTGGCCATAAACCGAACACCGATATTTTTGAAGGCCAGCTGGAAATGGAAGGCGGCTACATCGTGACGCAGATGGGTCGCGCCGGCAATGCCACGGCAACCAGTGTACCAGGGGTGTTTGCGGCAGGCGACGTGCAGGACCATATCTACCGCCAGGCAGTCACCAGCGCCGGTACCGGCTGCATGGCGGCACTGGATGCCGAGCGTTATTTAGATCACCTGAAATAA